A genomic segment from Verrucomicrobiia bacterium encodes:
- a CDS encoding glycosyltransferase — MATEATIAAGSGTRTRIRVDGKFFRAGEEKFYLKGVTYGPFAPGPDGSHFPSQVQAARDFELIRTLGANTLRVYHPPPRWLADLAQEFGLRLLVDIPWSHHLCFLDSPQRLQEARDAVRQTVAGLAGHPAILAYSVANEIPPDIVRWLGQRRVAAFLEELVDVAKAADPGCLCTFTNFPPTEYLRPRNLDFLCFNVYLHQRRALDNYLARLQMMADQKPLVLGEFGVDSLREGEEQKCEMLTWQIETAFRNGLAGAVVFSFTDDWWRAGQPVEDWAMGLTTRDRQPKPSFAAVQAAFRQAPYYPLPQTPKVSVVVASYNGARTLKACLDSLQTLHYPNYEVILVDDGSTDTTPHLAAQYPSVLYIRQSNQGLSAARNTGIAAATGEIVAFTDSDCRADEDWLYYLVGDLLRGQYAGIGGHNFLPPEDSLVAAAVMVSPGGPAHVMLTDRIAEHIPGCNMAFWKWALDAVGWFDPVFRKAGDDVDICWRLQQQGLWIGFSPAGFVWHYRRSTVEAYLRQQQGYGEAEALLIRKHPEYFNALGGSLWAGRIYTAAKLGVLAKREIVYHGIFGTGQFQTLYTPRPAFTLMLMTSFEYHLVVTLPLLLLSVPFGFLLPVAATSLLATLGICVAAAWQAELPPNRQVWWSRPLVALLYLLQPLVRGWARYRQRLTYRPTPVNALEKLDSMALRDSGEPLDLAAYWAERWVDRVEFLKGILRRLEDEGWQHKPDNGWSEYDVEIYGSRWSRVQLTTVAELFPGGRQLFRCRLRSMWSLPARVAFGAAAAFEILVIGFTRPYFPWIWLLLLTLPALGWFFAQEQRNLQCLVHAFLDEVARQFGMIKLKATTGQPLHPPAAPAAPANSPPAP; from the coding sequence ATGGCGACCGAGGCAACCATCGCGGCAGGCTCAGGCACCCGGACACGAATCCGGGTGGATGGCAAGTTTTTCCGCGCCGGAGAGGAGAAGTTCTACCTCAAGGGCGTGACTTATGGGCCGTTTGCGCCGGGACCCGACGGCAGCCATTTCCCCAGCCAGGTGCAGGCGGCGCGGGACTTTGAGCTGATCCGGACCCTGGGGGCCAACACCCTCCGCGTGTACCATCCGCCGCCGCGCTGGCTGGCGGATCTGGCGCAGGAGTTCGGGCTGCGCCTGCTGGTGGACATTCCCTGGAGCCATCATCTCTGTTTCCTGGATTCGCCCCAGCGCCTGCAGGAGGCCCGCGATGCCGTGCGCCAGACGGTGGCCGGCCTGGCGGGGCATCCGGCCATTCTGGCCTACAGTGTGGCCAATGAAATCCCGCCGGACATTGTGCGCTGGCTGGGGCAGCGGCGGGTGGCGGCGTTTTTGGAGGAGCTGGTGGACGTGGCCAAGGCGGCCGATCCCGGCTGCCTGTGCACCTTCACCAATTTCCCGCCCACGGAGTACCTGCGGCCGCGCAACCTGGATTTCCTTTGTTTCAATGTCTATCTGCATCAGCGCCGGGCGTTGGACAATTACCTGGCGCGGCTGCAGATGATGGCCGATCAAAAGCCGCTGGTGCTGGGCGAGTTTGGCGTGGACTCGCTGCGGGAAGGCGAGGAGCAAAAATGCGAAATGCTCACCTGGCAGATTGAAACAGCCTTCCGCAACGGCCTGGCCGGCGCGGTGGTGTTCAGTTTCACCGATGACTGGTGGCGGGCCGGGCAGCCGGTGGAGGATTGGGCGATGGGGTTGACCACCCGCGACCGCCAGCCCAAGCCTTCGTTTGCCGCGGTGCAGGCGGCCTTTCGCCAGGCGCCGTATTACCCCCTGCCGCAAACCCCCAAGGTCTCCGTGGTCGTGGCCAGTTACAACGGGGCGCGCACCCTCAAGGCCTGTCTGGATTCGCTCCAAACGCTGCACTATCCCAACTACGAAGTCATCCTGGTGGACGACGGCTCCACCGACACCACGCCCCATTTGGCGGCGCAATATCCCTCGGTGCTTTACATCCGGCAGAGCAATCAGGGCCTCAGCGCCGCCCGCAACACCGGCATTGCCGCCGCCACGGGGGAAATCGTGGCGTTCACCGACTCGGACTGCCGGGCGGATGAAGACTGGCTATATTATCTGGTGGGCGATTTGTTGCGCGGCCAGTACGCCGGCATCGGCGGCCACAACTTCCTGCCGCCGGAGGACTCGCTGGTGGCGGCGGCGGTCATGGTGTCGCCGGGCGGGCCGGCGCACGTGATGTTGACGGACCGGATTGCCGAGCATATCCCGGGCTGCAACATGGCCTTCTGGAAATGGGCGCTGGACGCGGTGGGGTGGTTTGATCCGGTGTTTCGCAAGGCGGGCGATGATGTGGACATCTGCTGGCGCCTGCAGCAGCAGGGGCTGTGGATCGGCTTCAGCCCGGCGGGCTTTGTGTGGCATTACCGGCGCTCCACCGTGGAGGCCTACTTGCGCCAGCAACAGGGTTACGGCGAGGCCGAGGCGCTGCTCATCCGCAAGCATCCGGAGTACTTCAACGCCCTGGGCGGAAGCCTCTGGGCCGGCCGCATCTACACGGCGGCCAAGCTGGGCGTGCTGGCCAAGCGCGAAATCGTGTATCACGGCATCTTTGGCACCGGCCAGTTTCAAACGCTGTACACGCCCCGGCCGGCGTTCACCCTGATGCTCATGACCAGTTTCGAGTACCACCTGGTGGTGACGCTGCCGCTGCTGCTGCTCTCAGTGCCTTTTGGTTTCCTGCTGCCCGTCGCCGCCACTTCCCTGCTGGCCACGCTGGGCATCTGCGTGGCCGCGGCGTGGCAGGCGGAGCTGCCGCCCAACCGGCAGGTGTGGTGGAGCCGCCCGCTGGTGGCCCTGTTGTATCTGCTGCAGCCGCTGGTGCGGGGCTGGGCGCGCTACCGGCAGCGGCTCACCTACCGTCCCACCCCCGTCAACGCCCTGGAAAAACTCGATTCCATGGCCTTGCGCGACAGCGGCGAGCCGCTGGATCTGGCGGCCTACTGGGCCGAGCGCTGGGTGGACCGCGTGGAGTTCCTCAAAGGCATTTTGCGCCGCCTGGAGGACGAAGGCTGGCAGCACAAGCCCGACAACGGCTGGAGCGAGTATGACGTGGAAATTTACGGCAGCCGCTGGAGCCGCGTCCAGCTCACCACCGTGGCCGAGCTGTTCCCCGGCGGGCGGCAACTCTTCCGCTGCCGCCTGCGCAGCATGTGGTCCCTGCCGGCGCGGGTGGCCTTTGGGGCGGCGGCCGCCTTTGAGATTCTGGTCATTGGATTCACCCGCCCCTATTTCCCCTGGATCTGGCTGTTGTTGCTCACCCTGCCCGCGCTGGGCTGGTTTTTTGCCCAGGAGCAGCGCAACCTCCAATGTCTGGTCCATGCCTTTTTGGATGAAGTGGCCCGGCAGTTTGGCATGATCAAGTTAAAGGCCACCACCGGCCAGCCGCTCCATCCGCCGGCCGCGCCCGCCGCCCCCGCCAACTCCCCTCCGGCCCCATGA
- a CDS encoding SDR family oxidoreductase, giving the protein MSTDLFSLKGEVAVAIGAGGVLAGAIAEGFALAGARVAVLDLRLEAAQACAQRIQQKGGVAQAFAANAMEKESLEQARQALEAALGPATILLNAAGGNDPKVTVTPDNPFENIPIENWRRNFDLNLVAGALFPCQVFGPGMVARRKGSIINIASVSAHIPLSRVVSYSASKAAVLNLTRFLAREWAPYGVRVNSITPGFFPADQNRRLLFNEDNTPTERTRQIWSHTPMNRFGEAHELVGAAIFLASPAASSFVTGADLRVDGGFLAQTI; this is encoded by the coding sequence ATGAGCACGGATTTATTTTCACTAAAGGGCGAAGTGGCGGTGGCGATTGGCGCCGGCGGCGTGCTGGCGGGAGCCATCGCCGAGGGTTTTGCCCTGGCCGGGGCCAGGGTGGCGGTGCTGGATTTGCGGCTGGAGGCCGCGCAGGCGTGCGCGCAGCGCATTCAACAAAAGGGCGGCGTGGCCCAGGCCTTTGCCGCCAACGCCATGGAGAAGGAAAGCCTGGAGCAGGCCCGGCAGGCCCTCGAGGCGGCGCTCGGCCCGGCCACCATCCTGCTCAATGCCGCCGGGGGCAATGATCCCAAGGTGACAGTGACGCCGGACAATCCGTTTGAAAACATCCCGATTGAAAACTGGCGGCGCAATTTCGATTTGAACCTGGTGGCGGGCGCGCTCTTTCCCTGCCAAGTCTTTGGGCCGGGCATGGTGGCGCGGCGCAAGGGCAGCATCATCAACATCGCCTCGGTCTCGGCGCATATTCCCCTCTCCCGCGTGGTTTCCTACTCCGCCTCCAAGGCGGCGGTGTTGAATCTGACGCGGTTTCTGGCGCGCGAATGGGCGCCCTATGGGGTGCGGGTGAATTCCATCACGCCCGGGTTCTTCCCGGCGGATCAAAACCGGCGGCTGCTGTTCAACGAGGACAACACGCCCACCGAGCGCACCCGGCAGATTTGGAGCCACACGCCGATGAATCGCTTTGGTGAAGCCCACGAGCTGGTGGGGGCGGCCATCTTCCTGGCCAGTCCGGCGGCCAGCTCCTTTGTCACCGGCGCCGATCTCCGGGTGGACGGCGGCTTCCTGGCGCAGACGATCTGA
- a CDS encoding cytochrome b/b6 domain-containing protein: MPRWQRGRLIPPVWVWRHSWWLALLWLIGLLASGLTAAPRPNKDCLDCHEDKELSKTNAQGRAISLYVDAAVLARSVHRTNWCVSCHGDITDKHPDDGVAAKPARCDTCHAAQTASYGASVHGLALQQGKDAAPTCADCHGRHDILRPTVIDSPLHWSRLGQTCGECHPEAAAEVKDSVHGQAVARGVREAATCTDCHSEHRIETLKGSAGLKVSGDVCGKCHASERINAKFRLPANRVKTFYESYHGLAVQGGYARAANCSSCHGYHRILPSTDPRSTIHPLHLPETCGKCHPGATAKFAEGKIHVDAGETSDLAARINFWVRRIYLALIFGIVGAMLLHNALLWWRHLLHWRQHAGPLVERMDRHQRWQHGLLLLSFIVLAVSGFALKFPESRLAWLFGADEEIRRWVHRVAGVVLLGVGVWHLVYLAATPKGRQLWRDLLWRGGDWRACLAALRHALTGRGAGPKAGRFSYVEKIEYWAVIWGTIIMGVTGLAIWFKVETTHWVPRWVIEVATTIHYYEAILACLAIVVWHFYHVIFDPEVYPMNLAWWDGRVPRRWLEKHHPDDPAVRPAGENEKTPPPKGAPSPNA, translated from the coding sequence ATGCCTCGCTGGCAAAGAGGGCGGTTGATCCCGCCGGTGTGGGTTTGGCGCCATTCCTGGTGGCTGGCCCTGTTGTGGCTCATCGGCCTGCTGGCCAGCGGCCTGACCGCCGCGCCGCGGCCCAACAAGGATTGTCTGGATTGTCACGAAGACAAGGAGCTTTCCAAGACCAATGCCCAGGGCCGCGCCATCTCCTTGTACGTGGATGCGGCGGTGCTGGCCCGCTCGGTGCACCGCACCAACTGGTGCGTGTCGTGCCACGGGGACATCACCGACAAACACCCTGATGACGGCGTGGCCGCCAAGCCCGCCCGCTGCGACACCTGCCACGCCGCCCAGACGGCCAGTTACGGCGCCAGCGTGCACGGGCTGGCCCTGCAACAGGGCAAGGACGCCGCCCCCACCTGCGCCGATTGCCACGGCCGGCATGACATTCTGCGCCCCACCGTGATTGATTCCCCCCTGCACTGGTCACGCCTCGGCCAGACCTGCGGCGAATGCCATCCCGAGGCCGCGGCGGAGGTCAAAGACAGTGTCCACGGGCAGGCCGTGGCGCGGGGCGTGCGCGAAGCCGCCACCTGCACCGACTGCCACAGCGAGCACCGCATCGAAACCCTCAAAGGCAGCGCCGGGCTGAAAGTCTCCGGCGATGTTTGCGGCAAGTGCCACGCCTCCGAGCGCATCAACGCCAAATTCCGCCTGCCGGCCAACCGGGTGAAAACCTTTTACGAGAGTTATCACGGGCTGGCGGTACAGGGCGGGTACGCGCGGGCCGCCAACTGTTCAAGCTGCCACGGCTACCACCGCATTCTGCCCTCCACCGATCCCCGCTCCACCATCCATCCCCTGCATCTGCCGGAAACCTGCGGCAAATGTCATCCCGGCGCCACGGCCAAATTTGCCGAGGGCAAAATCCACGTGGACGCGGGTGAAACTTCGGACCTGGCGGCCCGCATCAATTTCTGGGTGCGCCGCATTTATCTGGCGCTGATTTTCGGGATCGTGGGGGCCATGCTGCTGCACAATGCGCTGTTGTGGTGGCGTCATCTCCTGCACTGGCGCCAGCACGCCGGCCCCTTGGTTGAGCGCATGGACCGCCATCAACGCTGGCAGCACGGCCTGCTGCTCCTGAGCTTCATCGTGCTGGCCGTCAGCGGGTTTGCCCTCAAGTTTCCCGAGTCCCGCCTGGCCTGGTTGTTTGGGGCGGACGAGGAGATCCGGCGCTGGGTGCATCGCGTGGCCGGGGTGGTGCTCCTGGGGGTGGGGGTGTGGCATCTGGTTTATCTGGCCGCCACCCCCAAAGGCCGCCAGCTCTGGCGCGATCTGCTCTGGCGGGGCGGCGACTGGCGCGCCTGCTTGGCCGCCCTGCGCCATGCGCTAACCGGCCGCGGGGCCGGCCCCAAGGCCGGCCGCTTCAGTTACGTGGAAAAAATCGAATATTGGGCCGTCATTTGGGGGACGATCATCATGGGGGTGACCGGCCTGGCGATCTGGTTCAAAGTGGAAACGACCCATTGGGTGCCGCGCTGGGTGATTGAAGTGGCCACCACCATCCATTATTACGAGGCCATTCTGGCCTGCCTGGCCATCGTGGTCTGGCATTTTTATCACGTGATTTTTGATCCGGAGGTCTATCCCATGAATCTCGCCTGGTGGGATGGCCGGGTGCCCCGGCGCTGGCTGGAGAAACATCATCCCGACGATCCCGCCGTGCGCCCGGCGGGGGAGAACGAAAAGACGCCGCCGCCCAAAGGCGCGCCTTCCCCCAACGCCTGA
- the cobA gene encoding uroporphyrinogen-III C-methyltransferase, with protein MKAVGTVYLVGAGPGDAGLLTLRGAELLGRAEVVVYDALVNPELLRLAPPTAEIIYGGKRAKAHAIPQDQLNALLVQKAREGKTVVRLKGGDPYLFGRGGEEAEELAAAGIPFEVVPGISSIYAAPNYAGIPLTHRSCCSSFTVFTGHEDPTKGETALDYAQLARTPGTKVILMGVERIKEIAGELMRHGLDGATPVGMVRWGTTGRQESLVGTLATIGELAAQRGFTAPAVTVIGEVVNLRERLNWFEHRPLFGQRVVVTRTREQASQLSRQLLELGADVLEIPTIKIAPLTDRRQLEDLKDALEGIGCYDWLVFTSPNGVTAFFDYFFKAFGDVRALGNVRLAAIGPATAAKLQELHLRVDAMPRQYLAAQVASAIREHGSVENLKILLLRAETANPELPRLLTEMGAIVDDVACYRTVAETEDVTGAAERFKEEGADWITFTSSSTVEHFHARFDLPARLAQFPRLKTASIGPETSKALQRLNVTPTIEAREHTIEGLVQALRRWRPAR; from the coding sequence GTGAAAGCGGTGGGCACAGTTTATCTGGTGGGCGCAGGCCCCGGCGACGCCGGCCTGCTGACCCTGCGTGGCGCGGAGCTGCTGGGACGCGCGGAGGTGGTGGTTTATGATGCGCTGGTGAATCCGGAGCTGCTGCGGCTGGCCCCGCCCACGGCGGAGATCATCTATGGCGGCAAGCGGGCCAAGGCGCACGCCATCCCGCAGGACCAGCTCAACGCCCTGCTGGTGCAAAAAGCCCGCGAAGGCAAAACCGTCGTGCGCCTCAAGGGCGGCGACCCCTACCTTTTCGGCCGGGGCGGCGAGGAGGCCGAAGAGCTGGCGGCCGCCGGGATTCCCTTTGAAGTGGTCCCGGGCATTTCCTCCATCTACGCCGCGCCCAATTATGCCGGCATTCCGCTGACGCACCGGAGCTGCTGCTCGTCCTTCACCGTGTTCACCGGCCATGAGGATCCCACCAAGGGGGAGACGGCCCTGGATTACGCGCAACTGGCGCGCACGCCGGGCACCAAGGTCATTTTGATGGGCGTGGAGCGCATCAAGGAAATTGCGGGGGAGCTGATGCGGCATGGCCTGGACGGCGCCACGCCGGTGGGCATGGTGCGGTGGGGCACCACCGGGCGGCAGGAGTCCCTGGTGGGCACGCTGGCCACCATCGGCGAGCTGGCCGCCCAGCGGGGTTTCACCGCCCCGGCGGTCACGGTGATCGGGGAGGTGGTGAATCTGCGCGAGCGGTTGAACTGGTTTGAGCACCGGCCCCTGTTTGGCCAGCGGGTGGTGGTGACCCGCACCCGCGAGCAGGCCAGCCAGCTCTCGCGGCAACTGCTGGAATTGGGGGCCGATGTGCTGGAAATCCCCACCATCAAGATCGCGCCCCTGACGGATCGCCGCCAGCTCGAGGACTTGAAGGACGCCCTGGAGGGCATCGGTTGCTACGACTGGCTCGTCTTCACCAGCCCCAACGGGGTCACCGCCTTTTTTGATTATTTCTTCAAGGCCTTCGGCGACGTGCGCGCCCTGGGCAACGTGCGCCTGGCCGCCATCGGGCCGGCCACGGCGGCCAAACTGCAGGAACTCCATTTGCGCGTGGATGCCATGCCGCGCCAGTATCTGGCGGCCCAGGTGGCCAGCGCCATCCGCGAGCATGGCAGCGTGGAAAATCTCAAAATCCTCCTCCTCCGCGCCGAGACCGCCAACCCGGAGCTGCCCCGCCTGCTCACCGAAATGGGCGCGATTGTGGATGATGTGGCCTGCTACCGCACGGTGGCGGAAACGGAGGATGTCACCGGCGCCGCCGAGCGGTTCAAGGAGGAGGGGGCCGACTGGATCACCTTCACCAGCAGCTCCACCGTCGAGCATTTTCATGCGCGCTTTGATCTGCCGGCGCGCCTGGCGCAATTCCCCCGCCTCAAAACCGCCAGCATCGGGCCGGAGACTTCCAAGGCCCTGCAGCGGCTGAACGTCACCCCCACCATCGAGGCCCGGGAACATACCATTGAGGGCCTGGTGCAGGCCCTGCGCCGCTGGCGCCCAGCCCGTTGA
- a CDS encoding alpha/beta hydrolase — protein MTLATDWVPAAERDSRWLMVVLHGLGDSLEGYRWLPEEMGLPWLNYLLVNAPDPYFTGYSWFDFPGDPMPGVRRSYRLLAGLLDAQRAAGYPTAQTYLFGFSQGCLMTWVTGVKYPHRLAGCVGISGFLPDPEALLREKSPVAHTQRFLITHGTLDPLLPFAAARAQALQMKAAGLQVEWHEFAKAHTIAGEAEMAVIRRFVERCRQPAA, from the coding sequence ATGACGCTGGCAACCGATTGGGTCCCCGCCGCCGAGCGCGACTCGCGCTGGCTGATGGTGGTGCTGCACGGGCTGGGCGACAGCCTGGAAGGCTACCGCTGGCTGCCCGAGGAAATGGGCCTGCCCTGGTTGAACTACCTGCTGGTCAACGCGCCCGATCCCTATTTCACCGGCTATTCCTGGTTTGATTTTCCCGGGGACCCCATGCCGGGCGTGCGTCGCAGTTACCGGCTGCTGGCCGGGCTGCTGGACGCCCAACGCGCGGCGGGTTATCCCACCGCCCAGACGTACCTGTTTGGCTTCAGCCAGGGCTGCCTCATGACGTGGGTCACCGGCGTCAAATATCCCCATCGCCTGGCCGGCTGCGTGGGCATCAGCGGTTTTCTGCCCGACCCGGAGGCCCTGCTGCGGGAAAAATCGCCCGTGGCGCACACCCAGCGATTTTTGATCACCCACGGCACGCTGGATCCGCTCCTGCCCTTTGCCGCGGCCCGGGCCCAGGCCCTGCAGATGAAGGCGGCGGGCCTGCAGGTGGAATGGCATGAGTTTGCCAAGGCCCACACCATCGCCGGGGAGGCGGAAATGGCCGTCATCCGCCGTTTTGTCGAGCGCTGCCGCCAGCCCGCCGCCTGA
- a CDS encoding enoyl-ACP reductase, giving the protein MESLSGKTGIVFGVANKRSIAWAIAQAWHRAGARLAFTYQGERLKDNVTELAGSLGAETLVLPCDVTRDEEIQQVFAAVEKQWGRLDLLLHSIAYAPKDALEGQFVNTSREAFRIAHEVSAYSLVALARAAAPLMQEGGSIVALSYYGAEKVVPHYNVMGVAKAALEACTRYLAYDLGPQKIRVNCISAGPVNTLAARGIGGFTDMLKHYEANAPLRRNVTLEELGATGLFLASDGAAAITGQVIYVDCGYCIMGMQTAAPGT; this is encoded by the coding sequence ATGGAATCATTATCGGGAAAAACCGGGATCGTCTTTGGTGTGGCCAACAAACGCTCCATCGCCTGGGCCATTGCCCAGGCGTGGCATCGCGCCGGCGCGCGGCTGGCGTTCACCTATCAGGGGGAGCGGCTCAAGGACAACGTGACCGAGCTGGCCGGCTCGCTGGGCGCGGAGACGCTGGTGCTGCCGTGCGATGTGACCCGCGATGAGGAAATCCAGCAGGTGTTTGCCGCCGTGGAAAAACAGTGGGGCCGCCTGGATTTGCTGCTGCACTCCATTGCCTATGCGCCCAAGGACGCGCTCGAAGGGCAGTTTGTAAACACCTCGCGCGAGGCCTTCCGCATCGCCCACGAGGTGAGCGCCTACTCGCTGGTGGCGCTGGCGCGGGCCGCGGCGCCCCTGATGCAAGAGGGGGGGAGCATTGTGGCGCTGAGTTATTACGGGGCGGAAAAGGTGGTGCCCCACTACAACGTCATGGGCGTGGCCAAGGCCGCCCTGGAGGCCTGCACGCGCTACCTGGCGTATGACCTCGGCCCGCAGAAAATCCGGGTCAACTGCATCAGCGCCGGACCGGTCAACACCCTGGCCGCCCGCGGCATTGGCGGGTTCACCGACATGCTGAAACATTACGAGGCCAACGCCCCGCTGCGCCGCAATGTGACGCTGGAGGAGCTGGGCGCCACCGGCCTGTTTCTGGCCAGCGACGGCGCGGCGGCCATCACCGGCCAGGTCATTTACGTGGATTGCGGCTATTGCATCATGGGCATGCAGACCGCCGCGCCCGGCACATGA
- a CDS encoding radical SAM protein yields the protein MNANAPNLSQLRVVRDHNRAFAEYLYVYPVISRRSRGLSLGVNLNPDKRCNFDCIYCEVDRRTPPRTTVLDVPRMRAELRDLIGRVKRGELAGLGKFAEAPELTQDIKDIAFSGDGEPTMIPNFSECVQAVVEVKLAEGLTRTKIVLITDAAGLDKADVRRGLALMDQHQGEVWGKLDAGTEAYYRLINRSPVAFARILKNLGETARVRPIVIQSLFLRVHGQVMPPAELEAYCERLNELVRQGAQLKEVHAYTVARPTPEPFAAALTAAELEAIAQTIRQRTGLVVHSFP from the coding sequence ATGAACGCAAACGCGCCCAACCTGTCGCAGCTTCGGGTCGTGCGCGATCACAATCGCGCCTTTGCGGAATATCTCTACGTCTATCCCGTCATTTCCCGGCGTTCGCGCGGGCTTTCCCTGGGCGTCAATCTGAATCCGGACAAGCGCTGCAATTTCGATTGCATTTACTGCGAGGTGGATCGCCGCACCCCGCCGCGCACCACCGTGCTGGACGTGCCCCGGATGCGCGCGGAATTGCGCGACCTGATCGGCCGGGTCAAACGCGGCGAGCTGGCGGGTCTGGGCAAGTTTGCCGAGGCGCCCGAACTCACGCAGGACATCAAGGACATCGCCTTCAGCGGTGACGGCGAGCCAACGATGATCCCCAATTTCTCGGAGTGCGTGCAGGCGGTGGTGGAGGTGAAACTGGCCGAGGGCCTCACCCGCACCAAGATCGTGCTCATCACCGATGCCGCCGGCCTCGACAAGGCGGACGTGCGCCGCGGCCTGGCATTGATGGATCAGCACCAGGGCGAAGTCTGGGGCAAGCTCGACGCCGGCACCGAGGCCTATTACCGGCTAATCAACCGCTCGCCGGTGGCCTTCGCGCGCATTCTCAAAAACCTGGGCGAAACGGCGCGCGTGCGGCCCATCGTGATTCAGAGTCTTTTCCTGCGCGTGCACGGGCAGGTGATGCCGCCGGCCGAGCTGGAGGCGTATTGCGAGCGGTTGAACGAGCTGGTGCGGCAGGGGGCGCAGCTCAAGGAGGTCCACGCCTACACCGTGGCCCGCCCCACGCCGGAGCCGTTTGCCGCCGCCCTCACCGCCGCCGAACTGGAGGCCATCGCCCAGACCATCCGGCAGCGCACCGGCCTGGTGGTGCACAGCTTCCCCTGA
- a CDS encoding phosphomannomutase, whose amino-acid sequence MSASAYPPTSLRAFLNYAPVPLQFGTSGRRGRVVDLTQLEVYLNVFAELRYLQNLPAAEGGIQRGDQFYFAYDLRPSSTRFVPELGGRGEIAQAVVQAAEDAGMTPLNLGAIPTPALAAHALHHHKGCIMVTGSHIPFDRNGYKTYSSRGELRKSDEAPILQRVAHERERLYTQVFHESLFDENGMFKRGHRDLPLESPAGRRAYARRYVNFFSGSNLQGMRLLVYQHSAVGRDLLVEVLQALGATVVPAGRSEEFVAVDTENVHPGLLQQLQTLLDEATVQHGRFEAVLSTDGDSDRPLLLGVTPEGRVRFFGGDLLGMVTAEYLQADAVVVPITCNDAVDRGPLRECVQPRTRIGSPHVIAGLHQALARGRTRVCGWEANGGFLTASDLRRGPQVLTALPTRDAFLPLLCCLFAAREQGMSLCELFARLPARYSQAGLLPEVPRAASLAALQPLQPEDPQVVEADWSDGHLVTRDAAGGRLPASPGLQAHLEQARARLAGIFAPEAGFGALVKINYLDGLRLHFANGDVAHVRPSGNADELRIYAVADTPERAAAIVREGVAEPAGFLRRLVGG is encoded by the coding sequence ATGAGTGCGAGCGCCTATCCTCCCACCTCCCTGCGCGCCTTTTTGAACTACGCGCCGGTGCCGCTGCAGTTTGGCACCAGCGGCCGCCGGGGCCGGGTGGTGGATCTGACGCAGCTCGAAGTGTATTTGAATGTGTTTGCCGAGCTGCGCTATCTGCAAAACCTGCCCGCCGCCGAGGGCGGCATCCAGCGCGGGGACCAGTTTTATTTTGCCTATGATTTGCGGCCCAGCTCCACCCGCTTTGTGCCGGAGCTGGGGGGCCGCGGGGAAATCGCGCAGGCGGTGGTGCAGGCGGCGGAGGATGCGGGCATGACCCCCCTGAACCTGGGGGCCATCCCCACGCCCGCCCTGGCGGCCCACGCCCTGCATCATCACAAGGGCTGCATCATGGTCACCGGCAGCCACATCCCCTTTGACCGCAACGGCTACAAAACCTATTCCAGCCGGGGCGAGCTTCGGAAAAGTGATGAGGCGCCCATTCTGCAGCGCGTGGCGCATGAGCGGGAGCGCCTCTACACGCAGGTGTTTCATGAATCGCTGTTTGATGAAAACGGCATGTTCAAGCGCGGACACCGGGACTTGCCGCTGGAAAGCCCCGCCGGCCGCCGGGCCTACGCGCGCCGGTATGTCAATTTTTTCTCCGGCAGCAACCTCCAGGGCATGCGGCTGCTGGTCTATCAACATTCCGCCGTGGGCCGGGATTTGCTGGTGGAGGTCCTGCAGGCGCTGGGCGCCACCGTGGTGCCCGCCGGGCGCAGCGAGGAGTTTGTGGCGGTGGACACGGAAAATGTGCATCCCGGTCTGTTGCAGCAACTGCAAACCCTCCTGGATGAGGCCACCGTGCAGCACGGGCGCTTTGAGGCGGTGCTGTCCACCGATGGCGACAGTGACCGGCCACTGCTGCTGGGCGTGACGCCTGAAGGGCGGGTGCGCTTTTTTGGCGGGGACCTGCTGGGCATGGTCACCGCGGAGTATCTCCAGGCCGATGCCGTGGTGGTGCCGATCACCTGCAACGATGCGGTGGACCGCGGCCCGTTGCGGGAGTGCGTGCAACCCAGAACGCGCATCGGCTCGCCCCACGTCATCGCCGGTTTGCACCAGGCGCTGGCCCGGGGCAGGACGCGGGTGTGCGGCTGGGAGGCCAACGGCGGTTTCCTGACCGCCTCCGATCTGCGCCGGGGCCCGCAGGTGCTCACCGCGCTGCCCACGCGCGATGCCTTCCTGCCCTTGTTGTGTTGTCTGTTTGCCGCGCGGGAGCAGGGGATGTCGCTGTGTGAATTGTTTGCCCGCCTGCCGGCGCGTTACAGCCAGGCGGGACTGTTGCCCGAGGTGCCGCGGGCCGCCAGCCTGGCGGCGCTGCAGCCGCTGCAACCGGAGGACCCGCAGGTGGTGGAGGCGGACTGGAGCGACGGGCACCTGGTCACGCGCGATGCCGCTGGCGGGCGGTTGCCCGCTTCGCCCGGCCTGCAGGCCCACCTGGAACAGGCCCGCGCCCGGCTGGCCGGCATTTTCGCGCCGGAAGCCGGTTTTGGGGCGCTGGTGAAGATCAATTACCTGGACGGCTTGCGGCTCCATTTCGCCAATGGCGATGTGGCCCACGTGCGCCCCTCCGGCAACGCCGATGAGCTGCGCATCTACGCCGTGGCCGACACTCCGGAGCGCGCCGCGGCGATCGTGCGGGAGGGCGTGGCCGAGCCGGCCGGTTTTCTGCGGCGGCTGGTGGGGGGATGA